The following are from one region of the Rhizobacter sp. AJA081-3 genome:
- the queC gene encoding 7-cyano-7-deazaguanine synthase QueC: MDDTRKALVLFSGGQDSTVCLAWALQRFSQVETIGFSYGQRHAVELTCRQKVIAELRAQFPKWGKRLGEDHMLDLALLGQISETALTAQREIEMNEDGLPNTFVPGRNLLFLTFAGTVAYRRGLNALVGGMCETDFSGYPDCRDNTLKALQVAISLGLDTPMTIETPLMWFDKAQTWSLTERLGGEALIDLVAEHTHTCYVGDRSRRHEWGYGCGLCPACDLRRAGYNAWVHS, encoded by the coding sequence ATGGATGACACGCGCAAGGCCCTCGTGCTGTTCTCCGGCGGTCAGGACTCCACCGTCTGCCTGGCCTGGGCCCTGCAGCGCTTTTCGCAGGTCGAGACGATCGGCTTCAGCTACGGGCAGCGCCACGCAGTCGAGCTGACCTGCCGCCAGAAGGTGATCGCGGAACTTCGCGCGCAGTTCCCGAAGTGGGGCAAGCGGCTCGGCGAAGACCACATGCTCGACCTGGCCCTGCTCGGCCAGATCTCCGAGACGGCGCTGACCGCCCAGCGCGAGATCGAGATGAACGAGGACGGCCTGCCCAACACCTTCGTGCCGGGCCGCAATCTGCTGTTCCTCACCTTCGCCGGCACGGTGGCCTATCGTCGCGGCCTGAACGCGCTGGTCGGCGGCATGTGCGAGACCGATTTCTCCGGCTACCCTGATTGCCGCGACAACACGCTCAAGGCCCTGCAGGTGGCGATCAGCCTCGGCCTGGATACGCCGATGACGATCGAGACGCCGCTGATGTGGTTCGACAAGGCGCAGACCTGGTCGCTCACCGAGCGGCTGGGCGGCGAGGCGCTGATCGACCTGGTGGCCGAACACACCCACACCTGCTATGTCGGCGACCGCTCGCGCCGCCACGAGTGGGGCTACGGCTGCGGGCTGTGCCCGGCCTGCGACCTGCGCCGAGCCGGCTACAACGCCTGGGTCCATTCCTGA
- a CDS encoding carbohydrate kinase — protein MFVVCGEALFDVFATGDTPTGMAMDARVGGSPFNVAVGLARLAQPVCFLSQVSRGFLGERLMRALATEGVQTATVQRSDAPTTLSLIGLDPKGVPSYSFYGEGCADRLLSSDALVALPAGIRAINFGSYATVVGETAATQRMLVEREQGRALIAYDPNIRLNVEPSLDVWRTQIDWMLPRTQLLKVSDEDLRLVWPGVEPADFAARALAQGAKLVVVTRGGEGASGWTAAGRVDVPPVAVQVIDTVGAGDTFQAALLTWLAERDALSAPALTALSKDALGEALGFAARAAAITCSRRGADMPRRAEL, from the coding sequence ATGTTCGTGGTCTGTGGAGAAGCCCTCTTCGACGTGTTCGCCACCGGCGACACGCCCACCGGCATGGCGATGGACGCCCGCGTCGGCGGCTCGCCCTTCAACGTGGCCGTGGGCCTGGCGCGGCTGGCACAGCCGGTGTGCTTCCTGTCGCAGGTGTCGCGCGGCTTCCTCGGCGAGCGGCTGATGCGCGCACTGGCCACCGAGGGTGTGCAGACCGCCACGGTGCAGCGCTCCGATGCGCCGACCACGCTGAGCCTGATCGGCCTCGACCCGAAGGGCGTGCCCTCGTATTCCTTCTACGGCGAGGGCTGCGCCGACCGGTTGCTGAGCAGCGACGCGCTGGTCGCCCTGCCCGCGGGCATCCGGGCCATCAACTTCGGCTCCTATGCCACTGTCGTGGGCGAGACGGCGGCCACGCAGCGCATGCTGGTCGAACGCGAGCAGGGCCGTGCCCTGATTGCCTACGATCCGAACATCCGCCTGAACGTCGAGCCTTCGCTCGACGTGTGGCGCACGCAGATCGACTGGATGCTGCCGCGCACGCAGCTTCTCAAGGTGAGCGACGAGGACCTGCGCCTGGTCTGGCCCGGCGTCGAGCCGGCGGACTTCGCGGCGCGCGCGCTGGCGCAGGGCGCGAAGCTCGTCGTCGTGACGCGCGGCGGCGAAGGCGCCAGCGGCTGGACGGCCGCAGGGCGCGTCGACGTGCCGCCGGTGGCGGTGCAGGTGATCGACACCGTCGGCGCCGGCGACACCTTCCAGGCCGCGCTGCTGACCTGGCTGGCCGAGCGCGACGCGCTGTCCGCGCCGGCCCTGACGGCGCTGTCGAAGGATGCGCTCGGGGAAGCGCTGGGCTTCGCGGCGCGCGCCGCCGCCATCACCTGTTCGCGCCGCGGCGCCGACATGCCGCGCCGCGCAGAGCTGTAG
- a CDS encoding ABC transporter permease yields MDTLKSKLPPIGQLGPFIALLIACVIFGLTTDRFFSGENFSLILQQVMVVGVIAIGQTLIILTAGIDLSCGMIMALGSIVMTKIAADLGLPAPVAILAGIGVTTLFGLLNGLLVTRVKLPPFIVTLGVFNIAFAITQLYSGSQTVTEVPALMTWLGGTFPLGGANVAYGTVLMILLYLGVWFWLRETPSGRHVYAVGNNPEATRLVGIPPERVILGVYALSGVFYGIASLLAVARTGVGDPNAGQTEALDAITAVVLGGTSLFGGRGVVLGSLIGAVVVGVLRNGLTLMGVSSVYQVLITGILVILAVTVDQLSRKGGR; encoded by the coding sequence GTGGACACCCTGAAGAGCAAACTGCCGCCGATCGGCCAGCTCGGCCCGTTCATCGCGCTGCTCATCGCCTGCGTCATCTTCGGCCTGACCACCGACCGGTTCTTCAGCGGCGAGAACTTCTCTCTGATCCTGCAGCAGGTGATGGTCGTCGGCGTGATCGCGATCGGCCAGACCCTGATCATCCTGACTGCGGGCATCGACCTGTCGTGCGGGATGATCATGGCGCTGGGCAGCATCGTCATGACCAAGATCGCTGCGGACCTCGGACTGCCGGCGCCGGTGGCCATCCTGGCCGGCATCGGCGTCACGACGCTGTTCGGACTGCTCAACGGCCTGCTGGTCACGCGCGTCAAGCTGCCGCCGTTCATCGTCACGCTGGGCGTGTTCAACATCGCCTTCGCGATCACCCAGCTCTACTCCGGCTCGCAGACCGTCACCGAGGTGCCGGCCCTGATGACCTGGCTGGGCGGTACCTTTCCGCTGGGCGGCGCCAACGTCGCCTACGGCACCGTGCTGATGATCCTGCTCTACCTCGGCGTGTGGTTCTGGCTGCGCGAGACGCCGTCGGGCCGCCACGTCTACGCGGTGGGCAACAACCCCGAGGCGACAAGGCTGGTGGGCATCCCGCCCGAGCGCGTGATCCTCGGCGTGTACGCGCTGTCGGGCGTCTTCTACGGCATCGCCTCGCTGCTGGCGGTGGCCCGCACCGGCGTGGGCGACCCGAACGCCGGGCAGACCGAGGCGCTCGACGCCATCACCGCGGTCGTGCTCGGCGGCACAAGCCTGTTCGGCGGCCGCGGTGTGGTGCTCGGCTCGCTGATCGGTGCGGTGGTCGTCGGCGTGCTGCGCAACGGACTCACGCTGATGGGCGTCTCCTCCGTCTACCAGGTGCTGATCACCGGCATCCTCGTGATCCTGGCGGTCACCGTCGATCAACTCTCGCGCAAGGGAGGCCGCTGA
- a CDS encoding LemA family protein, giving the protein MSSHAIVLGLLAAVLLFWAVGAYNRMVSLRNTLLRHFAAVDEQFRGRHALLLQWADTLIGADAALLDSLRAACLQAEAACTHARSRASNAGALTSLRLAEEILSQARARLPAPEGADDAQAALAAALAEGDTTLAFARRQFNEAVQGYNHAVGQFPTWVIAGMFGFRKASTL; this is encoded by the coding sequence ATGAGCAGCCACGCGATCGTCCTGGGCCTCCTGGCCGCCGTGCTGCTGTTCTGGGCGGTGGGCGCCTACAACCGCATGGTCAGCCTGCGCAACACGCTGCTGCGCCATTTCGCGGCGGTCGACGAGCAGTTCCGTGGCCGCCACGCGCTGCTGCTGCAATGGGCCGATACGCTGATCGGCGCCGATGCGGCCCTGCTGGATTCGCTGCGCGCGGCCTGCCTGCAGGCCGAAGCCGCCTGTACCCATGCACGCAGCCGCGCGTCCAACGCCGGGGCGCTGACCAGCCTGCGGCTGGCCGAGGAGATCCTGTCGCAGGCCCGCGCCCGGCTGCCGGCGCCCGAGGGCGCCGACGACGCGCAGGCGGCGCTGGCCGCCGCACTGGCCGAGGGCGACACCACACTGGCCTTCGCGCGGCGGCAGTTCAACGAGGCGGTACAGGGCTACAACCATGCGGTCGGCCAGTTCCCCACCTGGGTGATTGCCGGGATGTTCGGCTTTCGCAAGGCGAGCACACTCTGA
- a CDS encoding FAD-dependent monooxygenase encodes MTSINSSTALPVPGTRHLAVVGAGPVGLALAIDASRRVPDAHITLFDSRAIEKDVTPDPRTLAMSLGSVQWLERLGAWPAEGVQPILEVSVSQQPPSAPPLFAGVFGEPEVRISAREQAVPMLGAVLSYGRIVGTLQAAWLEQQRREPGRLHSRFGTPVAGLKNIAGGVELDAGFVDRFDLVVVAEGGVFADQARKAVSRDYHQCAWVGTVELSPDAPVGVAYERFTRNGPAALLPLTGQRASLVWCVGTDDDPVAGLDDAQRLAVLNTIFPAAVGSLRSVSPLKRFPLGLNAERTLTDGRIVRIGNAAQTLHPVAGQGLNLGLRDAAELVQLLQRDGDIDTALRKLEWQRAPDRWTLIATTDFLARSFTWRLPGAGAARGLGLAALQALGPVKSALARQMMFGRR; translated from the coding sequence ATGACATCCATCAACTCCTCGACAGCTCTGCCGGTGCCGGGAACACGACACCTCGCCGTGGTTGGCGCGGGCCCCGTGGGCCTGGCACTCGCCATCGACGCCTCGCGGCGCGTGCCGGACGCCCACATCACGTTGTTCGACAGCCGCGCGATCGAGAAGGATGTCACGCCAGACCCGCGAACCTTGGCGATGTCGCTGGGCAGCGTCCAGTGGCTCGAGCGCCTGGGTGCCTGGCCGGCAGAGGGCGTTCAGCCCATTCTCGAAGTCAGTGTTTCGCAGCAGCCACCTTCGGCACCCCCCCTGTTCGCGGGGGTGTTCGGCGAGCCCGAGGTGCGCATCTCGGCGCGCGAACAGGCGGTGCCGATGCTCGGTGCGGTGCTGAGCTACGGGCGCATCGTCGGCACGCTGCAGGCCGCGTGGCTCGAGCAGCAGCGCCGGGAGCCCGGTCGGCTGCACTCGCGGTTCGGCACGCCCGTCGCCGGTTTGAAGAACATCGCCGGGGGCGTCGAGCTGGACGCCGGCTTCGTCGATCGTTTCGACCTCGTCGTGGTGGCGGAAGGCGGTGTCTTCGCAGACCAGGCGCGCAAGGCGGTGAGCCGCGACTATCACCAGTGCGCGTGGGTCGGCACGGTGGAGCTGTCGCCCGATGCACCCGTCGGCGTGGCCTACGAGCGTTTCACGCGCAACGGCCCGGCCGCGCTGCTGCCGTTGACGGGCCAGCGGGCGTCGCTCGTCTGGTGCGTGGGCACCGACGACGATCCCGTGGCCGGCCTCGACGATGCCCAGCGCCTGGCCGTGCTCAACACCATCTTCCCGGCGGCGGTGGGCAGCTTGCGTTCTGTCTCACCGCTGAAGCGCTTCCCCCTCGGCCTGAATGCCGAACGCACGCTCACCGACGGACGCATCGTGCGCATCGGCAATGCAGCCCAGACCCTGCATCCGGTGGCCGGCCAGGGTCTGAACCTCGGGCTTCGCGATGCCGCAGAGCTGGTGCAGCTGCTGCAGCGCGACGGCGACATCGACACGGCGCTGCGCAAGCTCGAGTGGCAGCGCGCCCCAGACCGCTGGACGCTGATCGCGACCACCGACTTTCTGGCGCGCAGCTTCACCTGGCGGCTGCCGGGGGCGGGCGCGGCACGCGGGCTGGGCCTGGCGGCGCTGCAGGCGCTCGGGCCGGTCAAGTCGGCCCTGGCGCGGCAGATGATGTTCGGCCGGCGCTGA
- a CDS encoding ROK family transcriptional regulator, with translation MQRSTPGHDTKLRPRGSNHVGMRQFNERVVLQAIRLHGSLPKAEIARLTHLTAQTVQIIIARLEADGLVRKLEPVRGKVGQPSVPMALNPEGAFSIGIKIGRRSMDMLLVDFGGQVRERLSLSYDFPDPDTLFDAIDERLRQLRQTLPAALRERLHGVGIAAPLSLGGWQELLGIAPGKAAKWAAIDIRERVMSMTELPVVFVKDTAAACVAELVAGRGRSIRSFLYVFVDTFIGGGLVLDSHLRGGVSGNAGAVGSMPLGLAHGDASSRPAQLLSVASLFNLESLYLAKGLEAAAAVDGRALQPPWLAQTETWLREAAPAIALTINSAACLLDLEGVIIDGSFDPTLRARLIAAVEPALDRHSWEGVARPALLAGTIGSDARAIGGALLPLYANFAPDRDLFLKLEA, from the coding sequence ATGCAACGCAGTACGCCCGGCCATGACACGAAGCTGAGGCCGCGCGGCTCGAACCACGTCGGCATGCGCCAGTTCAACGAGCGCGTGGTGCTGCAGGCGATCCGCCTGCACGGCAGCCTGCCCAAGGCGGAGATCGCGCGGCTCACGCACCTTACCGCGCAGACGGTGCAGATCATCATCGCGCGGCTCGAGGCCGATGGCCTGGTGCGCAAGCTCGAGCCGGTGCGCGGCAAGGTCGGCCAGCCCTCGGTCCCGATGGCGCTGAACCCCGAGGGTGCCTTCTCCATCGGCATCAAGATCGGACGGCGCAGCATGGACATGCTGCTCGTGGACTTCGGCGGGCAGGTGCGCGAGCGTCTGAGCCTGAGCTACGACTTCCCCGACCCCGATACGCTGTTCGACGCCATCGACGAGCGGCTGCGCCAGCTGCGCCAGACGCTGCCCGCCGCGCTGCGCGAGCGGCTGCACGGCGTGGGCATTGCAGCGCCGCTGTCGCTGGGCGGCTGGCAGGAGCTGCTGGGCATCGCGCCGGGCAAGGCGGCCAAGTGGGCGGCCATCGACATCCGCGAGCGCGTGATGTCGATGACCGAGCTGCCGGTGGTGTTCGTCAAGGACACCGCCGCCGCCTGCGTGGCGGAGCTCGTGGCCGGGCGCGGCCGCAGCATCCGGAGTTTTCTCTACGTCTTCGTCGACACCTTCATCGGCGGTGGCCTGGTGCTCGACAGCCACCTGCGCGGCGGCGTCAGCGGCAACGCCGGAGCGGTGGGCTCGATGCCTCTGGGCCTGGCGCACGGCGATGCGAGCAGCCGCCCGGCGCAGCTGCTCAGCGTGGCCTCGCTGTTCAACCTTGAATCGCTCTACCTTGCCAAGGGTCTGGAGGCCGCCGCCGCGGTCGACGGGCGTGCGCTGCAGCCGCCCTGGCTCGCGCAGACCGAGACCTGGCTGCGCGAAGCGGCGCCGGCCATCGCGCTGACGATCAACAGCGCGGCCTGCCTGCTCGACCTCGAGGGCGTGATCATCGACGGCTCCTTCGACCCCACCTTGCGTGCGCGGCTGATCGCCGCCGTCGAGCCGGCGCTGGACCGCCACAGCTGGGAGGGCGTGGCGCGGCCCGCGCTGCTGGCCGGCACGATCGGCTCCGACGCCCGCGCCATCGGTGGCGCACTGCTACCGCTGTACGCCAACTTCGCGCCCGACCGCGACCTCTTCCTGAAGCTCGAGGCCTGA
- a CDS encoding ATP-binding cassette domain-containing protein: protein MASAPIVMQARGLVKRYGQVTALDGADFELRAGEILAVIGDNGAGKSSLIKCLSGATIPDEGEIQLDGKTIHFKGPIDARREGIETVYQDLAVAPAMTIAENLFLGREIRREGFAGNVLRMLDKKKMLEISIARMNDLKVGIRSMTQAVETLSGGQRQCVAVARAAAFAEHVVILDEPTAALGVKEGNMVLELIRRVRDKGLPVILISHNMPHVFEIADRIHVARLGRRAAVLNPKKISMSDTVAVMTGAMPPEQIPAECLAH from the coding sequence ATGGCATCCGCACCGATCGTCATGCAGGCCAGGGGCCTGGTGAAGCGCTACGGCCAGGTCACCGCGCTGGACGGCGCCGACTTCGAGTTGCGTGCCGGCGAGATCCTCGCCGTCATCGGCGACAACGGCGCCGGCAAGTCCTCGCTGATCAAGTGCCTGTCGGGAGCCACCATCCCCGACGAAGGCGAGATCCAGCTCGACGGCAAGACCATCCACTTCAAGGGCCCGATCGACGCGCGCCGCGAAGGCATCGAGACGGTCTACCAGGATCTGGCCGTGGCCCCGGCGATGACCATCGCCGAGAACCTCTTCCTCGGCCGCGAGATCCGCCGCGAGGGCTTCGCCGGCAACGTGCTGCGCATGCTCGACAAGAAGAAGATGCTCGAGATCAGCATCGCCCGCATGAACGATCTCAAAGTCGGTATCCGCTCGATGACGCAGGCGGTCGAGACGCTGTCCGGCGGCCAGCGCCAGTGCGTGGCCGTGGCTCGTGCCGCGGCCTTCGCCGAGCACGTGGTCATCCTCGACGAGCCGACCGCGGCACTGGGCGTCAAGGAGGGCAACATGGTGCTCGAGCTGATCCGCCGTGTGCGCGACAAGGGCCTGCCGGTGATCCTGATCTCGCACAACATGCCCCATGTGTTCGAGATCGCCGACCGCATCCACGTGGCCCGCCTGGGCCGCCGCGCCGCGGTGCTGAACCCGAAGAAGATCAGCATGAGCGACACTGTGGCGGTGATGACCGGCGCGATGCCGCCCGAACAGATTCCCGCCGAGTGCCTGGCTCACTGA
- a CDS encoding glutamate-5-semialdehyde dehydrogenase has product MSSDDLQATIAHMGVAARAAATTMAAASTASKNAALLLLARRLRDGVSELQAANEKDLHAARAAGLAEPMVDRLKLTEKVIATVAEGCEQIASMPDPIGEITNLRRRPSGISVGQMRVPLGVFGMIYESRPNVTIEAASLAIKSGNACILRGGSEAIHSNLALWRIVQSALADAGLPPDAVQLVQTTDRAAVGHLIASPEAVDVIIPRGGKGLIERISREAKVPVIKHLDGNCHVYVDASADLELALKVTDNAKTQKYSPCNAAESLLVHEAVASAFLPRIGAIFAAKGVEMRTDAKGRAILSAVANAKLADATEADWSEEYLAPIISVKVVVSLDEAIAHINRYGSHHTDAILTDSHANAMRFLREVDSASVMVNASTRFADGFEYGLGAEIGISTDKFHARGPVGLEGLTSMKWVVLGQGEVRS; this is encoded by the coding sequence ATGAGCTCCGACGACCTGCAGGCCACCATCGCCCACATGGGCGTGGCTGCGCGTGCCGCGGCCACGACGATGGCCGCCGCCTCGACCGCCTCCAAGAACGCCGCGCTGCTGCTGCTCGCGCGCCGACTGCGCGATGGCGTGTCCGAACTGCAGGCCGCCAACGAGAAGGATCTGCACGCCGCACGCGCCGCCGGTCTGGCCGAGCCGATGGTCGACCGCCTCAAGCTCACCGAGAAGGTGATCGCCACCGTCGCCGAAGGCTGCGAGCAGATCGCCTCCATGCCCGACCCGATCGGCGAGATCACGAACCTGCGGCGCCGCCCGAGCGGCATCAGCGTCGGCCAGATGCGCGTGCCTTTGGGTGTGTTCGGCATGATCTACGAGAGCCGACCGAACGTGACCATCGAGGCCGCCTCGCTGGCCATCAAGAGCGGCAATGCCTGCATCCTGCGCGGCGGCTCGGAGGCCATCCATTCCAACCTGGCGCTGTGGCGCATCGTGCAGTCGGCGCTGGCCGATGCCGGCCTGCCGCCCGACGCGGTGCAGCTGGTGCAGACGACCGACCGCGCTGCCGTCGGCCACCTGATCGCCTCGCCCGAGGCGGTGGATGTGATCATCCCGCGCGGCGGCAAGGGCCTGATCGAGCGCATCAGCCGCGAGGCGAAGGTGCCGGTGATCAAGCACCTGGACGGCAACTGCCATGTCTATGTCGACGCCAGCGCCGACCTCGAGCTGGCGCTGAAGGTCACCGACAACGCCAAGACGCAGAAGTACAGCCCCTGCAATGCGGCCGAATCGCTGCTGGTGCACGAGGCCGTCGCAAGCGCGTTCCTGCCGCGCATCGGCGCGATCTTCGCTGCCAAGGGCGTGGAGATGCGCACCGACGCGAAAGGCCGCGCGATCCTGTCGGCGGTGGCGAACGCCAAGCTCGCCGACGCCACCGAGGCCGACTGGAGCGAGGAGTACCTCGCGCCGATCATCAGCGTGAAGGTGGTCGTCTCGCTGGACGAAGCCATCGCCCACATCAACCGCTACGGCTCGCACCACACCGACGCCATCCTCACCGACAGCCACGCGAACGCGATGCGCTTCCTGCGCGAGGTCGACTCGGCCAGCGTGATGGTCAACGCCAGCACGCGCTTTGCAGACGGCTTCGAGTACGGCCTGGGCGCCGAGATCGGCATCAGCACCGACAAGTTCCACGCCCGCGGCCCGGTCGGCCTGGAGGGGCTCACCTCGATGAAATGGGTGGTGCTCGGCCAGGGCGAGGTGCGCAGCTGA
- a CDS encoding RbsD/FucU family protein, protein MLKNIDPLLSPELLKVLAEMGHGDEIVLADANFTAASLAAGKTLIRLPGVGVQRTAEAVLSLLPLDDMVRCPVAFMQVGGEPDGYRSAVQREVIVSIGTTSGARPDQCEAMERFAFYERVRSAFAVVQTGELQGWANFIFKKGVIAEALRA, encoded by the coding sequence ATGCTGAAGAACATCGACCCGCTGCTGAGCCCCGAACTGCTGAAGGTGCTCGCCGAGATGGGCCATGGCGACGAGATCGTGCTGGCCGACGCCAACTTCACCGCGGCCTCGCTGGCCGCTGGCAAGACGCTGATCCGCCTGCCCGGCGTGGGGGTGCAGCGCACGGCCGAGGCGGTGCTCTCGCTGCTGCCGCTGGACGACATGGTGCGTTGCCCGGTCGCCTTCATGCAGGTGGGCGGCGAGCCGGACGGCTACCGCTCGGCCGTGCAGCGCGAGGTGATCGTGAGCATCGGCACGACGAGCGGCGCACGGCCCGATCAGTGCGAGGCGATGGAGCGCTTCGCGTTCTACGAGCGCGTGCGCAGCGCCTTCGCGGTGGTGCAGACCGGCGAGTTGCAGGGCTGGGCGAACTTCATCTTCAAGAAGGGCGTGATCGCCGAGGCGTTGAGGGCCTGA
- a CDS encoding sugar ABC transporter substrate-binding protein, producing MQLKHATLLAALMAAGLAQAQSQPVIGLITKTETNPFFVKMKEGATEAAKAKGAKLLSGAGKADGDNAGQVTAMENMIAAGAKTILITPSDSKAIIPAIKKAQEKGVQVIALDSPTDPAEATDALFATDNYKAGVLIGQYAKAAMGGKPVKIATLDLFPGHPVGAQRHNGFLQGFGLQSFDAKNNELAKPAEVVCMADSFGDRAKGQTAMENCLQKNPDINLVYTINEPAAAGAFNALQKAGKDKGVMIVSVDGGCDGVKDVAAGKIAATSQQYPLKMASMGVEAGVEYAKSGKKVKAGYTDTGVTLIASKPVAGVDSKDTKVGMDLCWGKK from the coding sequence ATGCAACTCAAGCACGCCACCCTGCTCGCCGCCCTGATGGCCGCCGGCCTCGCCCAGGCCCAGTCGCAACCCGTCATCGGCCTGATCACCAAGACCGAGACCAACCCCTTCTTCGTGAAGATGAAGGAAGGCGCGACCGAGGCCGCCAAGGCCAAGGGCGCCAAGCTGCTGTCGGGCGCGGGCAAGGCCGACGGAGACAACGCCGGGCAGGTGACCGCGATGGAGAACATGATCGCCGCCGGCGCCAAGACCATCCTGATCACCCCGAGCGACTCGAAGGCCATCATCCCGGCCATCAAGAAGGCGCAGGAAAAGGGCGTGCAGGTCATCGCGCTGGACAGCCCGACCGACCCGGCCGAGGCCACCGATGCCCTCTTCGCCACCGACAACTACAAGGCCGGCGTGCTGATCGGCCAGTACGCCAAGGCGGCGATGGGCGGCAAGCCGGTGAAGATCGCCACGCTCGACCTTTTCCCCGGCCACCCGGTCGGCGCGCAGCGCCACAACGGTTTCCTGCAGGGCTTCGGCCTGCAGAGCTTCGACGCCAAGAACAACGAGCTCGCCAAGCCGGCCGAGGTGGTCTGCATGGCCGACAGCTTCGGTGACCGCGCCAAGGGCCAGACGGCGATGGAGAACTGCCTGCAGAAGAACCCGGACATCAACCTCGTCTACACGATCAACGAGCCGGCCGCCGCCGGTGCCTTCAACGCACTGCAGAAGGCCGGCAAGGACAAGGGCGTGATGATCGTGTCGGTGGACGGCGGCTGCGATGGCGTGAAGGACGTGGCCGCGGGCAAGATCGCCGCGACTTCCCAGCAGTACCCGCTGAAGATGGCGTCGATGGGCGTCGAGGCCGGCGTCGAGTACGCCAAGAGCGGCAAGAAGGTCAAGGCCGGCTACACCGACACCGGTGTCACGCTGATCGCCAGCAAGCCGGTGGCCGGTGTCGACAGCAAGGACACCAAGGTCGGCATGGACCTGTGCTGGGGCAAGAAGTAA
- a CDS encoding AEC family transporter: MSTLVFFKLVAIFVVVALGWVVGKAGWLGQNDPARTLANAAYYIFVPALLFRTTARIDLQAMPWGTVIAFFVPVLTLLIGVYLWERRANRHGSLPAAAPSVRAISATFGNSVQVGIPFAAALFGEAGLAIHVALVSLHAMTLLTVLTALVELDLARARRTAGHSNAHLLKTLGRTLRNTIVHPVVLPVIAGLAWNLAGLPLPTVADEILATLAQAVVPLCLVLIGMSLAYYGVKGAARGAVVISVLKLMVLPAMVLAMAHWGFGLSGLPLAVVVMMAALPVGSNALIFSQRYETLEAEATAAIVFSTLGFVMTASVWLAVLAWLG; this comes from the coding sequence ATGTCGACGCTCGTCTTCTTCAAGCTGGTGGCCATCTTCGTGGTGGTGGCGCTGGGCTGGGTCGTTGGCAAGGCGGGCTGGCTGGGCCAGAACGATCCGGCGCGCACCCTGGCCAACGCCGCCTACTACATCTTCGTGCCGGCGCTGCTGTTCCGCACCACCGCGCGCATCGACCTGCAGGCCATGCCCTGGGGCACGGTGATCGCCTTCTTCGTGCCCGTGCTCACGCTGCTGATCGGCGTCTACCTGTGGGAGCGGCGCGCCAACCGCCATGGTTCGCTGCCCGCCGCCGCTCCCAGCGTGCGCGCCATCTCGGCCACCTTCGGCAACTCGGTGCAGGTGGGCATCCCGTTCGCGGCGGCGCTGTTCGGCGAGGCCGGCCTGGCCATCCACGTGGCCCTGGTGAGCCTGCACGCGATGACGCTTCTGACCGTGCTTACCGCGCTGGTCGAGCTCGACCTGGCGCGGGCGCGGCGCACGGCCGGCCACTCGAATGCGCACCTGCTCAAGACGCTCGGCCGGACGCTGCGCAACACCATCGTCCATCCGGTGGTGCTGCCAGTGATCGCCGGGCTGGCGTGGAACCTGGCCGGCCTGCCGCTGCCCACCGTGGCCGACGAGATCCTCGCCACGCTGGCGCAGGCCGTCGTGCCGCTGTGCCTGGTGCTGATCGGCATGTCGCTGGCCTACTACGGCGTCAAGGGTGCAGCGCGCGGCGCAGTGGTCATCAGCGTGCTCAAGCTGATGGTGCTGCCGGCCATGGTGCTGGCGATGGCGCACTGGGGCTTCGGACTGAGCGGCCTGCCGCTGGCCGTGGTGGTGATGATGGCGGCGCTGCCGGTGGGCAGCAACGCGCTGATCTTCTCGCAGCGCTACGAGACGCTGGAGGCCGAGGCCACGGCCGCCATCGTGTTCTCCACGCTGGGTTTCGTGATGACGGCCTCGGTCTGGCTGGCTGTGCTGGCCTGGCTGGGCTGA